One genomic segment of Erythrolamprus reginae isolate rEryReg1 chromosome 2, rEryReg1.hap1, whole genome shotgun sequence includes these proteins:
- the CDKN2AIPNL gene encoding CDKN2AIP N-terminal-like protein → MVKGDEVAPETEAEFPEQFRSYSENEKHWQARRAFILRNSPLEGGEALTPLCMDQLLSLSMVWANHLFLGCSYDKDLLEKVTEMADGIEVEDVPHFTTRDEIIKRINTSA, encoded by the exons ATGGTAAAAGGAGACGAGGTCGCGCCCGAGACCGAGGCAGAATTCCCAGAACAGTTCCGTTCCTACTCGGAAAACGAAAAACATTGGCAAGCGCGGCGCGCCTTCATCCTGCGCAATAGCCCGCTGGAGGGCGGGGAGGCTCTCACTCCTCTGTGTATGGACCAGCTGCTCTCCCTCTCCATGGTTTGGGCCAATCATCTCTTCCTGGGATGCAG CTATGACAAAGATCTATTGGAGAAGGTGACAGAAATGGCAGATGGAATTGAAGTGGAAGATGTGCCACATTTCACAACTCGTGATGAAATAATCAAAAG AATCAATACTAGTGCCTAG